Part of the Gammaproteobacteria bacterium genome is shown below.
GCACTCGCGGTTCATCGGCATTGCTGTGCCAGGTGGTGGCGCTGATGCAGCCGGCGAGCGCCGGCGTGGCCAGCGCATGGTCCAGCCGACCAACTTCGCCGAAGTAGCTGTAGCTGTAGCCGGGTTCCCTGCCGAAAAGATTGATGAACCCCGCCCGCTGGAGCTCCTGCAACGGGGCTTCCTGCCGGTAGGCATTCAGGTCGCCGACCAGCAGCACCTCGCGATCGCTCCTGTCGTCCAGCCACTCCAGCAGCAGTCTCGATGCCGTGCGTCGCGTGGCGTTCCAGCAGCCTTCGCCACTGTCGCGCTCGTCACCGCGGGCGCCGCGGCAAGTGCGTGCCTTGAAGTGATTCACCGATATCGCAAACACGGTCGAGTCCTGTCCGCTGGCCTGGAAATGCTGCAACAACGGGGGGCGGCTGTTGCGGGAAAACGGCCCGCGCGTCAGCACACCAGGCTGGCCGACGGCGGTGACGCGGGCCGGGTCGTAGAGCAGGGCGTTGGTGATTGCATCGCTGCCGATGCGCTTGCCGTGCTCGACGGGCTGGAATGTTCGCCCGGCCCTGGCGAGTGCCGCGACGAGATCGGCCATGGC
Proteins encoded:
- a CDS encoding ExeM/NucH family extracellular endonuclease yields the protein DNTRVVSMNLGNLFNGEGRTRRFPTQRGADTEKEYQRQLAKIVATIVQSEADILALNELENDGFGEHSAMADLVAALARAGRTFQPVEHGKRIGSDAITNALLYDPARVTAVGQPGVLTRGPFSRNSRPPLLQHFQASGQDSTVFAISVNHFKARTCRGARGDERDSGEGCWNATRRTASRLLLEWLDDRSDREVLLVGDLNAYRQEAPLQELQRAGFINLFGREPGYSYSYFGEVGRLDHALATPALAGCISATTWHSNADEPRVLDYNLEYQSADQQQRWYAADPWRAGDHDPLVLDIDWLACEQIGD